The Exiguobacterium aurantiacum DSM 6208 genome includes a window with the following:
- a CDS encoding N-acetylmuramoyl-L-alanine amidase, whose product MNTKKPSWPIKLIISSSLVLTGTAVVPFTLSSTGIDTNRVEAASTYTTTANLNLRKSASTSGTILMTIPSGKAVTYLGTHGSWYKISYSGKTGYVSSQYVKVSSTMTTSSTKTYTTTVNLNLRKSASATGTILMTIPSGRNVTYLGTYGSWYKVSYGGQTGYVSSQYLKATTTTTATKTYSTTVNLNLRKSASSTGTILLTIPAGRTVTYLGTYGSWYKVSYGGQTGYVSSQYLKATTTTTNTSTGSGRTIVIDAGHGGNDPGAVYGSVQEKVLTLDIANRLASSLSGTYNYNVKMTRSTDTYLTLANRVSLTKTYKGSAFVSIHANSSTNTSFHGHEVLVPTTESYTTNPYISASRSLGTAINRELGARIPTIRNRGVKYQNVYVVGKNSVPSTIVEYGFITNANDRSHLTSTTYRQRMAEATASGIHQFMRSNY is encoded by the coding sequence TTGAATACAAAGAAACCATCTTGGCCTATTAAACTAATCATTAGCTCATCTCTCGTCCTAACCGGGACGGCAGTCGTTCCGTTCACCCTTTCTTCGACCGGTATCGACACGAACCGAGTCGAGGCAGCTTCTACATACACGACAACAGCGAATTTGAATTTACGTAAGAGTGCTTCGACGTCCGGGACGATTCTCATGACGATCCCGTCCGGTAAGGCCGTCACATACCTTGGCACACACGGATCGTGGTATAAAATCTCCTACAGCGGAAAGACTGGATATGTTTCGTCTCAATATGTGAAAGTATCTTCTACTATGACGACGAGTTCCACGAAAACATACACGACGACGGTCAACTTGAACTTGCGCAAGAGCGCGTCAGCGACCGGTACGATTCTCATGACGATTCCATCAGGGCGCAATGTCACTTATCTCGGCACGTACGGCTCGTGGTATAAAGTATCGTACGGCGGTCAGACCGGCTACGTCTCGTCTCAATATTTGAAAGCCACAACGACGACGACCGCTACGAAAACCTACTCTACGACTGTCAATTTGAACTTACGGAAAAGCGCTTCTTCGACAGGCACGATCCTTTTGACCATTCCCGCCGGACGCACGGTGACGTATCTCGGTACGTATGGCTCATGGTATAAAGTGTCCTACGGTGGACAGACCGGCTACGTCTCATCGCAATACTTGAAAGCGACGACGACAACAACGAACACGTCAACGGGTTCAGGACGAACGATTGTCATCGACGCCGGCCACGGCGGCAACGATCCTGGCGCGGTATATGGCTCCGTCCAAGAGAAAGTGCTCACTCTCGACATCGCCAATCGTCTGGCCAGTTCACTTTCGGGGACGTACAACTACAACGTCAAAATGACGCGCTCGACCGACACGTACTTGACGCTCGCCAACCGTGTTTCACTCACGAAGACGTATAAAGGAAGTGCCTTCGTCAGCATTCATGCCAACTCGTCGACGAACACGTCGTTCCACGGACATGAAGTGCTCGTACCGACGACCGAAAGCTATACGACGAATCCTTATATTTCGGCAAGCCGCAGCTTAGGGACCGCCATCAACCGTGAACTCGGCGCCCGCATCCCGACGATCCGAAACCGGGGTGTGAAATATCAGAACGTATACGTCGTCGGAAAAAATAGTGTTCCCTCAACGATTGTCGAATACGGCTTCATCACAAACGCCAATGACCGCTCTCATTTGACGAGCACGACGTATCGGCAACGGATGGCCGAGGCGACCGCTTCCGGTATCCATCAGTTCATGCGCTCCAACTATTAA